One Halobacterium zhouii genomic region harbors:
- a CDS encoding site-2 protease family protein, producing MDIWMVLLVALGVYWAGVAFARARGWLPSFVSTTGPVLTLHTKRGKALLNWLATPKRAWRAWGNFGLGVALVVLVGTVFVLLMSATLTLANPPEPSAVTQPRNALVIPGVNDFLPLSVAPEIVAGLFVGMVVHEFGHGIMSRVEDIEVASMGAVFLAVLPIGAFVEPDEESQENADRGSKARMFAAGVTNNFLVVVLAFGLLFGPVAGALAVADGGLVGDVYSDSAAAQAGIEGGDRVVAVGGEQVANNTEFRNALRAADERAVSVTLAGGEQMTVDRHLLVTGVAANSPLAALAPENDDGAVRLATVNGTPVYTQSGLQNAVENRTTATFTTQNGTTVTAPAGAFVTVIPGAPAAASGLPAGGNAIVVSFGGERVASGDAFRDALDEYDPGATVEFVAYVNGTRDTYEMTLGEQDDGSSYFGGLIADGVSGVEATGFGAQLYPADRFLSLVSGDVSGSAYLAALFGTGAGVLVGFLQGVFGALYLPFIAIVDPTLAFNFAGIAGTNAGFYAVEGPLSVLPSSVVFVVANLLLWTGWINLNLGFFNCIPAFPLDGGHLLRTCAEAVTSRLPFGDRQAVTRAITTSVGLLMLTSLVVMLFGPQLLN from the coding sequence ATGGATATCTGGATGGTGTTGCTGGTCGCGCTTGGTGTCTACTGGGCGGGCGTGGCGTTCGCCCGCGCTCGCGGCTGGCTGCCGTCGTTTGTCTCTACGACCGGGCCGGTGTTGACCCTCCACACGAAGCGCGGGAAGGCGCTGTTGAACTGGCTGGCGACGCCGAAGCGCGCGTGGCGTGCGTGGGGGAACTTCGGGCTGGGCGTCGCGCTCGTGGTGCTCGTCGGCACGGTGTTCGTGCTCCTGATGAGCGCGACGTTGACCCTCGCGAACCCGCCGGAACCTTCGGCTGTCACGCAGCCGCGGAACGCGCTCGTGATCCCTGGCGTGAACGACTTCCTGCCGCTGTCGGTCGCGCCCGAAATCGTCGCCGGCCTGTTCGTCGGGATGGTCGTCCACGAGTTCGGGCACGGCATCATGTCCCGCGTAGAGGACATCGAGGTGGCGTCGATGGGCGCGGTGTTCCTCGCGGTGTTGCCGATCGGGGCGTTCGTCGAACCCGACGAGGAGAGCCAGGAGAACGCCGACCGCGGGTCGAAGGCGCGGATGTTCGCGGCGGGCGTGACGAACAACTTCCTCGTCGTCGTGCTCGCGTTCGGCCTGCTGTTCGGGCCGGTCGCGGGCGCGCTCGCGGTCGCCGACGGCGGCCTCGTCGGCGACGTGTACAGTGATTCGGCGGCCGCCCAGGCGGGCATCGAGGGTGGCGACCGCGTCGTCGCCGTCGGCGGCGAGCAGGTCGCGAACAACACCGAGTTCCGGAACGCGCTCCGCGCCGCGGACGAGCGCGCCGTGTCGGTAACGCTCGCCGGCGGCGAGCAGATGACGGTGGACCGCCACCTGCTCGTGACGGGCGTCGCCGCGAACTCCCCGCTCGCCGCGCTCGCGCCCGAGAACGACGACGGGGCCGTGCGACTGGCGACAGTGAACGGCACCCCTGTGTACACGCAATCGGGCCTCCAAAACGCAGTGGAGAACCGGACGACAGCGACGTTCACGACGCAGAACGGCACGACCGTAACCGCGCCCGCTGGCGCGTTCGTCACCGTCATTCCGGGCGCTCCGGCAGCAGCAAGCGGTCTGCCGGCGGGCGGTAACGCCATCGTCGTCTCGTTCGGCGGTGAGCGCGTGGCCAGCGGCGACGCCTTCCGGGACGCCCTGGACGAGTACGACCCCGGCGCCACCGTGGAGTTCGTGGCGTACGTGAACGGGACGCGGGACACCTACGAGATGACGCTCGGCGAGCAGGACGACGGGTCGAGTTACTTCGGCGGTCTCATCGCGGACGGCGTCTCCGGCGTCGAAGCCACCGGGTTCGGCGCGCAACTCTACCCCGCCGACCGGTTCCTCTCGCTCGTCTCCGGTGACGTCAGCGGGTCGGCGTACCTCGCCGCGCTGTTCGGCACGGGCGCCGGAGTGCTCGTCGGCTTCCTGCAGGGCGTCTTCGGCGCGCTCTACCTGCCGTTCATCGCGATCGTGGACCCGACGCTAGCGTTCAACTTCGCTGGCATCGCCGGCACGAACGCCGGGTTCTACGCCGTCGAGGGACCGCTGTCCGTGCTCCCCTCGAGCGTCGTGTTCGTGGTCGCGAATCTGCTGTTGTGGACGGGGTGGATCAATCTCAACCTCGGGTTCTTCAACTGCATCCCGGCGTTCCCGCTGGACGGCGGCCACCTCCTCCGGACGTGCGCGGAAGCCGTCACGTCACGACTGCCGTTCGGCGACCGACAGGCCGTGACGCGAGCCATCACGACGAGCGTCGGACTGTTGATGCTGACGAGTCTCGTCGTGATGCTGTTCGGCCCGCAACTGCTCAACTGA
- a CDS encoding PadR family transcriptional regulator, which produces MRKSGPPKGLVSYLVLELLEEKPRYGYEILKEIKSISGGHWEPSYGSVYPILYKFEDNGWAERIEVEDEPDRKYFELTDDGREELTEKRAEVGETGHDFADVILGFYHVFAALGTDERFEVENPEEGWRFDETFSAWIVEQVVRHHEYYYEEFERIPDTPEEFAERMDIE; this is translated from the coding sequence ATGCGAAAGAGCGGCCCACCGAAGGGACTCGTCTCCTACCTCGTGCTCGAACTTCTGGAGGAGAAGCCCCGGTACGGCTACGAGATCCTCAAGGAGATCAAATCCATCAGCGGCGGCCACTGGGAGCCGTCCTACGGCTCTGTCTACCCCATCCTGTACAAGTTCGAGGACAACGGCTGGGCCGAGCGGATCGAGGTCGAGGACGAACCCGACCGGAAGTACTTCGAACTCACCGACGACGGCCGCGAGGAACTCACAGAGAAGCGCGCGGAGGTGGGTGAGACGGGCCACGACTTCGCGGATGTCATCCTCGGGTTCTACCACGTCTTCGCGGCGCTCGGAACGGACGAACGCTTCGAGGTGGAGAATCCCGAGGAGGGGTGGCGATTCGACGAGACGTTCTCGGCGTGGATCGTCGAGCAGGTCGTGCGCCACCACGAGTACTACTACGAGGAGTTCGAGCGCATCCCCGACACGCCCGAGGAGTTCGCAGAGCGGATGGACATCGAGTAG
- a CDS encoding heme-binding protein, which produces MVDAPQTEEGWFALHDFRTVDWDAWRDAPERDRDAALEEVESYLTHREALAQADEGDSAVFSITGHKADLLFVHFRETLDEVDRIERQFEQTAFAGYTDQSHSYVSVTEISGYTSPEYFDDPESVDAGLRNYMEGKLTPDIPEDTYVSFYPMSKRRQPEQNWYDLDFEERADLMAGHGEVGKQYAGKIKQVIASSVGLDDWEWGVTLFADDLTDIKDIVYEMRFDEASSKYGEFGEFFVGRRFPPADLPAYMAGEEVPTPEDEGGHHGEGGHHHGDSGGHHGESDGHHGGDSGHHDHGSGGDESEDGDIRGDLEDLDIYAGQPHGEDVYATVLYSEADSDELFEEVDGLRGNFDHYDTHVKTAVYRGRKTDRAAVVSIWDTQSAADTAAGFLAELPEVVSRAGEESGFGTMGMFYETKPEHTEDFVEKFDTVADVLADMDGHHETDLMVNVEDENDMFIASQWASKDDAMAFFRSDAFSDTVDWGRDVLADRPRHVFLR; this is translated from the coding sequence ATGGTAGACGCCCCGCAGACCGAGGAGGGCTGGTTCGCGCTCCACGACTTCCGCACCGTCGACTGGGACGCGTGGCGGGACGCCCCGGAGCGCGACCGCGACGCCGCACTCGAGGAGGTCGAATCGTATCTCACACATCGCGAGGCGCTCGCGCAGGCCGACGAAGGGGACTCTGCCGTCTTCTCCATCACAGGCCACAAGGCCGACCTGTTGTTCGTGCACTTCCGCGAGACGCTCGACGAAGTCGACCGCATCGAGCGGCAGTTCGAGCAGACCGCGTTCGCGGGCTACACCGACCAGTCCCACTCCTACGTCTCCGTCACCGAAATTTCGGGATACACCTCTCCGGAGTACTTCGACGACCCGGAGAGCGTGGACGCCGGCCTCCGGAACTACATGGAGGGGAAACTCACGCCCGACATCCCCGAGGACACGTACGTCTCGTTCTACCCGATGAGCAAGCGCCGCCAACCAGAACAGAACTGGTACGACCTCGACTTCGAGGAGCGCGCAGACCTGATGGCTGGCCACGGCGAGGTCGGCAAGCAGTACGCCGGCAAGATCAAGCAGGTCATCGCTTCGAGTGTGGGTCTCGACGACTGGGAATGGGGCGTCACGCTGTTCGCGGACGACCTCACGGACATCAAGGACATCGTCTACGAGATGCGCTTCGACGAGGCGTCCTCGAAGTACGGCGAGTTCGGCGAGTTCTTCGTCGGCCGGCGCTTCCCGCCCGCCGACCTCCCGGCGTACATGGCCGGCGAGGAAGTGCCGACACCCGAGGACGAAGGCGGTCACCACGGTGAGGGCGGTCACCACCACGGCGATTCCGGGGGACACCACGGCGAGAGCGACGGCCACCACGGTGGCGACAGTGGTCACCACGACCACGGAAGCGGCGGCGACGAGAGCGAGGACGGCGACATCCGCGGCGATCTCGAAGACCTCGACATCTACGCCGGCCAGCCCCACGGCGAGGACGTCTACGCCACCGTGCTCTACTCCGAGGCCGACTCTGACGAACTGTTCGAGGAAGTCGACGGCCTCCGCGGGAACTTCGACCACTACGACACGCACGTCAAGACTGCGGTCTATCGGGGCCGCAAGACGGACCGCGCCGCTGTCGTCTCCATCTGGGACACCCAGAGCGCCGCCGACACCGCCGCCGGCTTCCTCGCCGAACTCCCCGAGGTCGTCTCCCGCGCCGGCGAGGAGTCCGGGTTCGGCACGATGGGGATGTTCTACGAGACCAAACCCGAACACACCGAGGACTTCGTCGAGAAGTTCGACACCGTCGCCGACGTGCTCGCGGACATGGACGGCCACCACGAGACCGACCTCATGGTGAACGTCGAAGACGAGAACGATATGTTCATCGCCAGCCAGTGGGCCTCCAAGGACGACGCGATGGCGTTCTTCCGCTCGGACGCCTTCAGCGATACTGTGGACTGGGGCCGCGACGTGCTCGCGGACCGGCCGCGCCACGTCTTCCTCCGGTAG
- a CDS encoding aldo/keto reductase, translated as MQHRELGDSGVEVSEVGFGAWVVGTDWWGDRDEDDALDMVEYALDQGITYFDTGDVYGHGRSEELLGEVLAERGDEMTVATKVGYDFYNNPQAGHGELPKEMDAEYLRDAVEGSLDRLGVDSVDYLQLHNPDVAEFTPDVLELLDELREDGRADAIGVALGPSIGWLAEGEFAIEEEFDAVQYVGNILEQDVHQHFVEKIREEDASTSLIPRVPHSSGLLNEQVTPETELGEGDHRGFRPDEWYETGWEKIEELRFLERAERSSAEGSSGDKPRERDGERTMGQASLQWLLSFDEVATVTPTFRSKDDIDEWAAAPETPALSDEEQARVADLYETNFGIDRFDGMEKEDYRTSVDGDDLRDAGLIGSAD; from the coding sequence ATGCAGCACCGCGAACTCGGAGACTCCGGTGTCGAGGTGAGCGAGGTCGGGTTCGGCGCGTGGGTCGTCGGCACCGACTGGTGGGGCGACCGCGACGAGGACGACGCGCTCGATATGGTGGAGTACGCGCTCGACCAGGGCATCACGTACTTCGACACGGGCGACGTCTACGGCCACGGCCGCAGCGAGGAACTGCTCGGCGAGGTGCTCGCGGAGCGCGGCGACGAGATGACCGTCGCCACCAAGGTGGGCTACGACTTCTACAACAACCCGCAGGCCGGCCACGGCGAACTCCCGAAGGAGATGGACGCCGAGTACCTCCGGGACGCCGTCGAAGGAAGCCTCGACCGTCTGGGCGTGGACAGCGTGGACTACCTCCAGCTCCACAACCCGGACGTCGCGGAGTTCACGCCGGACGTCCTGGAACTGCTGGACGAACTCCGGGAGGACGGACGCGCGGACGCCATCGGCGTGGCGCTCGGCCCCTCCATCGGGTGGCTCGCGGAGGGCGAGTTCGCCATCGAGGAGGAGTTCGACGCGGTCCAGTACGTCGGGAACATCCTCGAGCAGGACGTCCACCAGCACTTCGTCGAGAAGATCCGCGAGGAGGACGCCAGCACCTCGCTCATCCCGCGCGTGCCCCACTCCTCGGGTCTCCTGAACGAACAGGTCACGCCCGAGACGGAACTCGGCGAGGGCGACCACCGCGGCTTCCGCCCGGACGAGTGGTACGAGACCGGCTGGGAGAAGATCGAGGAACTGCGCTTCCTGGAGCGCGCGGAACGGAGTTCCGCGGAAGGCTCGAGCGGCGACAAGCCGCGAGAGCGAGACGGTGAGCGCACGATGGGCCAGGCGTCCCTCCAGTGGCTCCTCTCCTTCGACGAGGTCGCCACGGTCACGCCGACGTTCCGCTCGAAGGACGATATCGACGAGTGGGCCGCCGCGCCCGAAACTCCGGCGCTCAGCGACGAGGAACAGGCCCGCGTCGCCGACCTCTACGAGACGAACTTCGGTATCGACCGATTCGACGGCATGGAGAAGGAGGACTACCGGACGAGCGTGGACGGCGACGACCTGCGGGACGCTGGGCTGATCGGGTCGGCGGACTGA
- a CDS encoding acyltransferase yields MTKRHVSLPESAEATLRGFVDEVDDRLTTAGDDPDALADAVTETVVDLHGDRDAYESWQNGEHVSPVEEARLQNFDPRNATLESEYYAEKDEEQYARSKPLQWLWRQFDNTPLADNVEFALAFREMLAGHLFADVGENVRLFKDISMTYGHNIEIGDNTVVHDDVHLDDRGYLSIGDRASVSDGAHVYTHDHDVVDQTEVTNFRTEIGDDARVTQGALVRAGVRIGENAIVGARSVVQNDVPPHHVAVGMPAKSVKIKPGWESVAESVEDANENRQAERRIEDEFPEEFEAYDEFQRDLSPPDA; encoded by the coding sequence ATGACCAAGCGACACGTCTCCCTCCCTGAGTCCGCGGAGGCCACGCTCCGAGGGTTCGTCGACGAGGTGGACGACAGGCTCACGACAGCCGGGGACGACCCTGACGCGCTCGCGGACGCCGTGACGGAGACGGTCGTGGACCTGCACGGCGACCGGGACGCCTACGAGTCGTGGCAGAACGGCGAGCACGTCTCGCCGGTCGAGGAGGCGCGCCTGCAGAACTTCGACCCGCGGAACGCCACCCTCGAGTCCGAGTACTACGCGGAGAAAGACGAGGAACAGTACGCGCGCTCGAAGCCCCTGCAGTGGCTGTGGCGACAGTTCGACAACACGCCGCTCGCGGACAACGTGGAGTTCGCGCTGGCGTTCCGGGAGATGCTCGCCGGCCACCTGTTCGCGGACGTCGGGGAGAACGTCCGCCTGTTCAAGGACATCTCGATGACGTACGGCCACAACATCGAAATCGGTGACAACACCGTCGTGCACGACGACGTGCACCTCGACGACCGCGGCTACCTCAGCATCGGGGACCGCGCGAGCGTCTCGGACGGCGCGCACGTCTACACGCACGACCACGACGTCGTCGACCAGACCGAGGTGACGAACTTCCGCACGGAGATCGGCGACGACGCTCGCGTCACGCAGGGCGCGCTGGTTCGTGCGGGCGTCCGCATCGGAGAGAACGCCATCGTCGGCGCTCGTTCCGTCGTGCAGAACGACGTGCCACCCCACCACGTCGCGGTCGGGATGCCCGCCAAGAGCGTCAAGATCAAGCCCGGCTGGGAGTCCGTCGCGGAGTCCGTGGAGGACGCCAACGAGAACCGGCAGGCCGAGCGCCGCATCGAGGACGAGTTCCCCGAGGAGTTCGAGGCCTACGACGAGTTCCAGCGCGACCTCTCCCCGCCCGACGCGTAG
- a CDS encoding DUF7577 domain-containing protein yields the protein MEWGLFVVAVALVALLQIAVWRRLQSDDVDTADATESAVQSDRLLPPETPPQREQDDPGVTTCPSCGADNETGYRFCRECAETLYL from the coding sequence ATGGAGTGGGGGCTGTTCGTGGTCGCCGTCGCGCTCGTCGCGCTCCTCCAGATTGCCGTCTGGCGGCGCCTCCAGAGCGACGACGTCGACACCGCGGACGCGACCGAGTCGGCGGTCCAAAGCGACAGACTACTGCCTCCCGAGACGCCGCCCCAGCGCGAACAGGACGACCCGGGCGTGACGACGTGCCCGAGCTGCGGCGCCGACAACGAGACCGGATACCGGTTCTGCCGGGAGTGCGCGGAGACCCTGTACCTGTGA
- a CDS encoding glutathione S-transferase N-terminal domain-containing protein yields the protein MLELYQSESCPHSEKARARLSELGLSYVAHNPRFPGDEGGDVTNEQTHHELSAIGGEDQIPFLVDTDREESVYEAEDIIAYLDEHYA from the coding sequence ATGCTGGAACTGTACCAGTCCGAGAGCTGTCCGCACTCCGAGAAGGCGAGAGCGAGGCTCTCCGAACTCGGCCTCTCGTACGTCGCGCACAACCCCCGGTTCCCGGGCGACGAAGGCGGCGACGTCACGAACGAACAGACCCACCACGAGCTCTCGGCGATCGGCGGCGAGGACCAGATTCCGTTCCTCGTGGACACTGACCGCGAGGAGAGCGTGTACGAGGCAGAAGACATCATCGCGTACCTCGACGAACACTACGCGTAG